Below is a window of Peptococcaceae bacterium DNA.
CGGAGGGACGGTTATTTTTGGAGAAACGCCGGAAGTAATCGGAGCGGAACACATTTTGAGCAAAAGGGCCATTAATGAAGAAGTGAAAAAAAAGCTTTATCATTATGTGGAGCTTTGTGAAAAAAGGGTAAAAGCATCCGGAATGGATATCAGAGGGGCTAATCCAGCACCCGGTAACATCAAAGGGGGCATAACAAGCATTGAAGAAAAATCATTGGGAGCCATCAAAAAAGCCGGGAGTAAACAGCTGCAAGGGGTGATAGGGTATGGTGAAATTCCCTGCGGGAGAGGACTCTTCTTTATGGATGGCCCCGGCAGGACTCCGGAAGCGCTTACCGGGCTAAATGCCGCAGGAGCCCAGGTTATTGTTTTTTCCACAGGGGGCGGCTCGCCGGCAGGAACGCGTATTTCTCCGGTCATCAAGGTTACCGGTAATCCAAAAACCGCTGAAGTAAAGAAAGACCATATAGATGTGAGTGTTGACGCGATTATCAAAGGGAGGATGACCATCCAGGAAGGGGGGGAAATAATTCTTAATGAAATCATTGAAGTGGCTTCGGGGAAAATGTCGAAGGCCGAGGTTTTTGGTTATGGAAACATAAGCATTTGGAATATCGGGGTACATATGTAAAAAGAGGGGGTATGCCATGGATTAATACAGGAGAAATGAACGAGGAGTAACAAAAAATGTTGTTCACTGAAGAATCATTTTAAAATGAAGGGGAGTGGTAGCTGTGAAAAAAAGAATAATGGGTTCCTTGTTCATTGTTTTGTTTGTTTTTTCAATGGTTCTTACGGGGTGTTCAGTTAAAAAAGAAGAACCTGCCAAGACCGGAGAAAAGGAGCCTGCGGCAAAAACTTATAAGTTGACCATGCAGATTTCAGCTGCTGCAGGGACCCCGTACATGACCTGCGCGCAGCAATTTGCTCAAGCGGTAAAAGAATCAAGCGGGGGAAGGCTTATTATCGATGTGCAGGCCGGAGGTGCCATAGTGCCTGCCCATGAAGTAACGGACGCCGTTAAGGGAGGAGTGTTGGATATTGCGGCTCCTAATCCATCCATGGATCAAGGCCGTCTGGGGGCAAAAGCGCTGCTTTTTGGCGCATCAGGCACACCGGGAGGACCAAATGCCATTGAGTACCTTGGCTGGTTTTACAAGGGAGACGGCATGACTATGGCCAATGATCTGTACAAAGACTTTAATGCTGAGGTTATTGGTGTTGTTACTGCTGCTCCGGCCGAGCTGTTTTGCCATTCCAACAAACCGATAACAAGCCTGAAGGATTTCCAGGGATTGAAGTTTCGCACGATGGGACTGTGGGGCGAAGTCATGAAGAGCCTGGGAGCTTCCGTTATTACCGTGGCTGGCGGCGAGATTTATCAGGCCATGGAGCGCGGTGTTGTTGACGCTTTTGAATACTGCGGTCCTGGTGTCGACTGGGATATGGGATTCCATGAAGTTACCAAGTATATTGGCGTACCGGGGATTCATTCTCCTCTGAGCAGCAACCTGCTCATAGTCAATAAAAACAAGTGGGACCAGCTTCCAGATGACCTTAAGGAATTGTTAAAACATGAAGCTATGGCTGCTTCTCTGCGCGATTATCTTGAGTTTTCATATGCGGATGTTAATGGTTTACAAAAATACAAGGATTATGGCACAAAAATATTCGTTCTTCCGGATGACATACAGAAAGAAATTGCCGCCCGGGCTAAAGCCATAATGGAAAAATATGCCCAAGAAGATGCTGCCTTCAAAAAAATATATGACAATCAGCTTGATTTCATCAAGAAGTGGAAAAACCGTGAGGACAGCCTGCAACCCAAATACAGTTTATTTAATTAGAAAGACACAATATGACCGATCTTGGGCAAATGTCAATTTAATAATATAGTAAATATTTATACAGTTAAACCAAGGGGGGGTCTTTGATAACCCCTCCTATTTGCTGGTATTGCTGAGATTGATTAATTATATTAATTCACTAGCGTTGCAATAAATTAAAATCTGTTTGTCAACCAACGAATACACGAGATAATCGAAGAATAATGACCGATACTTGCCAATAATTGCGAAGAACAAGAAAAATCCTTTATAATAGAGATACAAGGTAGTTCTTGCCCAAATCTCTAAAATAAAGGAGAACAAAATGCAAGGCAAGGATACCACAATATCCACATTTCATCAACTATTTGGACCAATCTCAACTGAAAAATTTCTGACGCAAGTAGAACAAATGGAGGTTGATAAATACGCCAAGAAACTGCACACCTTACAACTCATTGAACTTATAGCTCACGCTCAATTAGAACAGCACCATGGTTTACGGGATATCAGCCATAGTCTA
It encodes the following:
- a CDS encoding UxaA family hydrolase, producing the protein MELMGYQRANGQFGFRNYVAVLPAVGCANDVVNRLGQMYPGVLVLNHREGCAQLGEDKEQTARTLVGLGKNPNIAAILVVGLGCESITADYLANEIAKTGKVVESLVVQDEGANLQAIARGNIILKNMIHEVSKIKRIPCDLCNLTLGIKCGLTDTTSGISSNPATGIAADRIIEAGGTVIFGETPEVIGAEHILSKRAINEEVKKKLYHYVELCEKRVKASGMDIRGANPAPGNIKGGITSIEEKSLGAIKKAGSKQLQGVIGYGEIPCGRGLFFMDGPGRTPEALTGLNAAGAQVIVFSTGGGSPAGTRISPVIKVTGNPKTAEVKKDHIDVSVDAIIKGRMTIQEGGEIILNEIIEVASGKMSKAEVFGYGNISIWNIGVHM
- the dctP gene encoding TRAP transporter substrate-binding protein DctP, which translates into the protein MKKRIMGSLFIVLFVFSMVLTGCSVKKEEPAKTGEKEPAAKTYKLTMQISAAAGTPYMTCAQQFAQAVKESSGGRLIIDVQAGGAIVPAHEVTDAVKGGVLDIAAPNPSMDQGRLGAKALLFGASGTPGGPNAIEYLGWFYKGDGMTMANDLYKDFNAEVIGVVTAAPAELFCHSNKPITSLKDFQGLKFRTMGLWGEVMKSLGASVITVAGGEIYQAMERGVVDAFEYCGPGVDWDMGFHEVTKYIGVPGIHSPLSSNLLIVNKNKWDQLPDDLKELLKHEAMAASLRDYLEFSYADVNGLQKYKDYGTKIFVLPDDIQKEIAARAKAIMEKYAQEDAAFKKIYDNQLDFIKKWKNREDSLQPKYSLFN